A region of the Vigna unguiculata cultivar IT97K-499-35 chromosome 9, ASM411807v1, whole genome shotgun sequence genome:
ATTCTCTTTAAATATAGTGTCTTCCTTCTTCAAAGCAATGGAAAACAAGAAGCAATATGTTTCATGCATGCAAAGAGAATAAAGAGAATTTTACAGTGCATGAGGACTGCCAGAAGCAGTCATTAAGTTTCTCTCACAATCGGCATCATAATTGTTAGCTCTTAATCCCCCTTGAGACACTTGGTAGTTAGGCATTATACAGGATCTTTTAAGTTCAAGAAATATTAAGGGGGCCAGTTAAGGCCTGATTTTGAGCCCCTCTTATTTGTGTGCTGCTGACTGTTGGGATGTACAGTGGaattaaaaatttgagtgaAGGATTGATAGCATTCATTCCATGTTTTATCACAACAGCTTAGGTGTGAAGAAGGGAAAGAGGGAGAAGGGGTTCCTATTGCTTTAACTTAGTTGTGGAGGGAGAAGGGGTTCCTATTGCTTTAACTTAGTTGTGGATGAAGAGGAAATGAGCTGAATGGAGCCACTGTTCAATGTTTTACGTATCCTTTTCTTTGCATTCAAGGATGCTGTTCTTGCCATATAAATTTCAGCCACTTATAGTGGGCATGATTAATCCTGTGGCAATGAATGCTGATTTAACATTCTTTTGATCTAAATACATTGTGTCTTTCCACTGTTACCTCATTTCAGAAGAACTATTTTCTCAAGTGGACCCTCTTGGATGATAGAAGACTCTAATTAAGACAGTGTTAGGGATTCAGTTATGTCTAATAGTGTTGGATTAGCGCACTAAAAATCAAATGGGTTGTTGAGTTTCAATAGGTGATTCCTGCATGCAAAGTATGGATGGATAGAATGATTACCAGTGAGAGAAAAAAGTAAGGGAAGCTTTTATATTTCAATGGTAATAGTTGAGTTTTATCCATTTAGTGTAGTGTATTGGATTGATATTTAGAAGACTATTTTGACATAAAAAATTCTTGTGGATTTGAATGTTTGAGTAATTAGTGTTAAACATCACTTAggtatttgttttgtttaaacTTTTTAGTACTGTCTGTCTACAACAATGTCAGGAGTTTATTCTCAGTTGATATCaaatgtttgatatttttgtattaatttgaaAAGCCCAGGTAAATTAAGAAGCATGGGTTTGACTATTCTGAAATTGCAAAGTTACATGTGCAGATATAGcttttgtttccaaaatttattgTAGAGAAAACACATCTTATTAAGCATACCACATTTAATTTGTAGTTTCATTTAGCTTTTTTGCAGTATGAATGTTGCTTTGTAATTTACTGTCAACTGTCAAGACCAATAACTAGCTTCATTGTACTATTCTACATTTGCTATTTTTGAGTCTGTTTATGTATTTACAAATAAGAAACCTTTTGTTGTTATCTTTTTTAGCAAGCAGCGCTTGTGCTTAATGCTTCTCGTCGATTTCGTTATACCTTGGacttgaaaaaagaagaagagaagaaacaaatatTGAGAAAGATTAGAGCGCATGCACAAGCCATTAGAGTATGTTCCCTTCAATTGGCTTTCTTTATTGTGCTTACGACAGGCATATGAAGTGTACTAATTATTCGTTTTGCATTATTAGGCAGCTTATCTTTTCAAAGCAGCTGGTGGGGTGCCAGGGAATGGTGAGTAATTGACACGTACTAAATTTTTATCTGCCAATCTTTGCTGTCTCAATTAATTTGGTTTAATAGTTATCCAGTaacataaaaatacatattttatctGTTTGCATTTGTTAAAGCATTTTGGTGTAATTCAGTATTTGGTTTGTTTGGCTATTAGGTCTTATtgtttgttgataaaaaatattcctGGTTATTTTTTTACCTTGGTAACATGTTTTTCTTAAAGTTACTGAAATAGTAGTCATGTTACTGCCCTTGTGTTTATCCGATAAACTACATACTAGTCTGGAAAATctctagaataaaaaaaatggttcaaTGTTTGTTATGATACTTGATTTGTTTTCACCTTGATAAATCATGATAAAAGTATTCCAATATTCATCTGGGAAACCCAGTGATGCATTATATGTTTTGTAAATGCCAATTTCATGAGAAATTTGTACTTCAGATGGGATTTggaagtaataattttttctagaaGGAATCAAACTGATTTACTACgaaatatatttgtttggaTGTTTGATTCCAGAAGTTTTGATAATCTGCATTGGTTCTctattatggattttgaggaatttaaaataatgaatgaagAGTAGGAGTTCTGAAGTCCTTTCTATGTGGCCCATTTTTTGCACAACTGATGTGTATTGTTAACAATACCAATTTAAAGAAGTCCTTTGGATTGCTGCAATTTAGAGCTAACTCTTTCCTGAACAAAATTTGGGGAATGATAGACAATGCATCGTTACAACtcgaaattttaaaatattccatCTATATagtattatttgataataaGTTTATTCTGCCGACCAAGTCTATATTTAATATACCGAAGTTAGGTGATTGGTGAATTGTCTACTATAGGACAAAGACCAACAGTAGTAGGGCTATCTTTTGGGACTGCTGGGCTAAATTTGTGACTACTACTGTCCTAGGATTACTCACTGGGATTGGTGTTTGGAAAGACCTCTCTGGGTTAGTGTCAGACCAGACTGTCTTCCGGACAATTAAATGGCTAGACAGCTTCCACCTCTCTTCCTGAAAGCTATATGTCAAAGAACAAATCAGCTGGCAATAGAGTCAAATAGGCATAGGACATGTAAATACTGAAAGAAGAGAGTGAACGAACTTTATTAGAATTTTTTGATTGCTATTACAGTTCATGTAACTTGTAAGTATGGTTATCAAACTCGCGAGTTAACTCGTTAACTCAGACGAGTTTGCATACCCACTCATAGCTTCTAAGTCAACTTGCAAATAAACTCGTTTTTCAAGCAAAATCGGAGGTAGAATCGGTATACTCGTTCAAACTTGGGAGTTTGCAAATGATTTGATGAGTTTGAAgagaaaagtttttaaatccAAAACGACTTGTATGGAGGGCATTTTTGAACAAAACTCATCAGATTAGGGTTCAGATTAAGCCCCTTCTTCCTCTTGCTGAACTCTGTCTAGTACTGCAGGCCCATCTCTTGCACTTGTATCGTGTTGCTTCACGGTTTTGAAGAAAACTCATCATATTAGGGTTCCAGATTAAaccccttcttcttcttccttctgaACTCTGCAGGCCCCTCTCTCGCACTTGTGTCACTTGTATCGTGTTGCTTCACCTTCTCTTGCCATCGACGTTGTGGTCGCCATTGTCGTCACTTGCCGTCGCCTCGCTGTTGTCGTTGCTTACCATCAACCAGCGCGACTCATGGTCCTCTTCATTTACAAAGCTGGGATAGTTGGAGGAAAGTGTGGTTGGGTGGTATGCTAGTTGTTCGAAAGATGGGATATGTGGGAGGAAAGTGTGGTCGGTGGTCTCCTAGTTTTAGGATAGAAAATATGAGatctaatatattatattatttataaattaattttaaattgatttttataattaagaattaggtttttaattagaattagaaattatttaataattatgtaataagctttttagttttgtattttgaaaatttaaattagagattAATTTGAAGTATCTCTTTAAATAGATCAAATTAAATTGAAAGCAATCCAAGTGTaacttcataatttttttttcatgtgaaGTAAACTCTTACGAACCGAGTTCACGAGTCGAGGTAACGTAGCTCTCACGAGTTTATGTAACCTCTCGAGTTTGATTACCTTGACTAGTGCTTGGGTTGTTGACCTTGGCATGAGAAACAAACGGTACAAAATGCATAGCATGGCTCTTGCTTCATGCAAGAGAGATAATGGCAGCTGAGaaactatttaataattatgtaataagctttttagttttgtattttgaaaatttaaattagagattAATTTGGAGTATCTCTTTAAATAGATCAAATTAAATTGAAAGCAATCCAAGTGtatcttcataatttttttttttcatgtgaaGTAAACTCTTACGAACCGAGTTCACGAGTCGAGTTAACGAAGCTCTCACGAGTTTATGTAACCTCTCGAGTTTGATTACCTTGACTAGTGCTTGGGTTGTTGACCTTGGCATGAGAAACAAACGGTACAAAATGCATAGCATGGCTCTTGCTTCATGCAAGGGAGATAATGGCAGCTGAGAAGAGTGACGCATATGGACTTGTCTTGATTATGATGTTCTTCAAATTTTTAGGATTAATATATTGGTTGGTGAGATAATGAATGATGCATACAGTGGTCTTAATAACACTGGTGATACTGAAATTTTTGGGAGTGGGGGATTCATGGATGGAGATTCTAATATTGGAATTGACAGATAAATTGATGGAAATTTCTTTGGCAGAGGCAATGGTCGCCAAAAACATTTCCCAAAAGATTACAAAAAGGTGAGAAGACAGTAGTTTTAAAATCAGAGTGGGAAATAAATTAGAATTCAAAGTATTAAGGTGTTCTGTGGTGGAACAATGATGGGAAAGGTCATGGAAGATGGGACCTCTTCTATACCTTTTTGAAATTAGAAGGTTTTAGGTACAGAGGAAGCCAGAGCACCTGTCCTTTTTTATGCTAATCATAATCCTAATTAATCAAGCAAATAAATCATGATAAAATGAGACATATGGAATTAATGCTAAGAGACAACGAATAAGCTACTTGAAAAAGGTAATCTAAGATATGGTAAGGTTAAGATATTTTCCTATGCCTTAACTTCTACTAATTGAACAAAAGTTGCTTTCATTATGATCAGATTGGACAGATGGATGAATGTGGCACATAGTGTTCACTATCTTGTTCATATTCTAACAATACTGttcactaaaatatatttttgtatttatgacATCCTTGTTGGATAGGTACATTCTCCTTTCTGCATTCATAACCTAAACTTGAGTATGCTTTTTGGTAGTTAGTTTTGTTGTTCCATGAATCTTTATTTAAACAAGTGTATTGATAAGGTGTAggccacttttttttttcttgagaatTGATGGGTAATGCTTTTATTTGTTAGAACCTATTAAACCTCCTCCGACCCCAATTGCTGGTGAATTTTCAATTGGGCAAGAACAACTTGCTTCAATTTCGAGGGAGCATGACACTGCTGCTCTGCAACAATATGGAGGGGTATGTTTGCCAAGAATATTTTTTCTCCACTTGGTAGTATTGTTCAGTGTCATAAATTTTCAAGTGTTGCTTTTGGATCATTATCAGGTTGTAGGACTATCAGTTTTGTTGAAAACCAATTTAGAGAAGGGAATTCATGGTGATGATGCTGATTTACTGAAACGTAGGAATTCATTTGGTTCCAACAATTATCCTCGGAAAAAAGGAAGAGGTTTTCTGGTAATAACTTTTTCAGAGTAGTTAATTACATGATGATTTCAGGGTAGATAAGTTTCTTCTTTGTGATTGGGATACTATAATGACCTTtcttttttcaatgtttttttttttcacagatGTTTATGTGGGATGCTTGTAAGGACCTGACCTTGGTTATTTTAATGGTAGCTGCAGCAGCTTCACTGGCACTTGGGATAAAATCTGAGGTGAGATTGGCTGGGGAAGTTATGATGCAATTGTTTGTACTTGGTTGAAAGTGCTAAAAGTGAGTCTCTCATATTACAAATACTATTTTCCAAATTTTGTAttgttctttactttttttccaTTTCTCTCCCACTAATTTagacatttttataaaattattaatcctTAAACCTTACTCCTTATCTTTTTGCCATTCTTGGATTTCTCTATGGCTATCCAATGGTTTCCAGACTTAATGAATTTTTTACTATGTATATGCATTCTTTTGAATGTTATCTTGTACAATTAATTAGTTTGTCTGGTCTTTTAccctattttctttatgtttGGCCCTTCTCTTAATAATCTTTGATGAAGAgaacattttttgaattttcggATTTTTTTTCCATTCATTTTGACAAACAAATTGTTGCAGGGTATTAAGGAAGGATGGTATGATGGGGGAAGCATTGCTTTTGCAGTTAttcttgttattgttgttacAGGTATTATATTAGCTTTGTAAGGGGTATATAATACACGGTGTTAATTTACTTGGTCTATGACTCTTGCAAGTTCCCGTTGATAAGCTTTTGGTGTAGTCCAAGTTCATGACCCACTCTATCCATCGAGTCTTTTACTCTagatgttattataattataactataatagTGGTTTCTATTAGTTTCTTCTTCGAATGACCTGTTAACCTCTTTCTTTTCTTGCTGTTCTGCAGCTATAAGTGACTATAAGCAGTCTCTTCAGTTTCGAGACCTAAATGAAGAGAAGAGAAATATACACCTGGAGGTTTGCTTGTTTCTTCAGTTAAACTTGATTGTTGTATTACaatttttgtaacaattttGTTTCCatatttttaaccttttatttggatttttgcATGAGAAGGTTATTAGAAGCGGTAGAAGGGTTGAGATCTCTATATATGATATTGTTGTTGGGGATGTTATACCCCTAAATATTGGTGACCAGGTACTTGatctttttctattattattttccttATTATACTTGTCGGTTCCATTTTCTTTGCCATTCAGttctttcataatttttgtaGGTCCCTGCTGATGGAATTCTTATCACTGGTCACTCTCTTGCAATTGATGAATCAAGTATGACTGGGGAGAGCAAAATTGTAAGTAGTTATTTTTTGATCTCCTACGAagttagatttttattttctgcaacatatttttgtttttcctttatgCAGGTCCATAAAGATTCTAAGGATCCTTTTCTGATGTCTGGATGTAAAGTTGCTGATGGCAGTGGAACAATGCTGGTAATTTAGACTTTCTCCTGTTTATTTTTGCAATTGCAGCGTGAGACGATTTTAGATTACATAATGAAGAGTTTTCAAAGGATCGTTGTTGAGGTAGTAATCAACACATAATAGGTGGAGGTGTGGGTTGTAATTATATCAAGGACCAATAAATTGTGTGTTGATCGTGTAAGTGTTTCGGAATTGGATTTAAAGCAGATTATCCACTCTTCATATACCGTCTTGCATCCCTACAAAAGAATTATAGGATTTAGTTAGTTGTATCGAATTTGTCAACCATTTGTATAATTTTCTAGAAttactctttattttttgtctaaCTAAATAGTGTTCTTGAGCAATAGTTAGCAATCGTTCTATCCTCAGCAGTCTCTAAGAAATTAATTTGCTGCATATATTGTTTGTTggattggaaaaaaaaatattgaggtCATTACTATTTAAAGGGACTattgtaatgaaaaattaatgcaTAGACAGTTTAGAGAGAGGGTTTTGTGGGTAGTGATGCCATGCCAACACATCACAGTGATTGCCTAAAACTAGTGAAAGGGCTATTGCACATCCAGCCTACTTGGGTGCTGGGGTTGTGGAGCATGGTGGATGTTAGGATCCAATTGCAAGCTTTGCGATTGAGTCCCACATAAGATAATTCCCAGAACTAGTTGGATTAAGTAGATaacttctttaattaatttcaacaatagaataaaacaaaaaggatCCCTCTGCAAACTGTGTTTTGCATTTTTCCTATTCATTCATCTTAACCTGAATTACTTGTCTAGCAAAAGATTTTAGAAAGTTGAATATTCAATTAATGAACCCCGTATCCTTGACTCTTACGACGTGAGGATTTCAAAATCCTAAAGAgtcaaaatactaaaaaaatcatttttttatcgtCATCTAGTAAAAGGAATTCCATTATCATGacctattttaaattataaataatcaaacagaaatatttcttgaaaaaaaatcttCCAAATACCATTCCGACCCATGGTCTCTCCAATTACAAGGACTAGCTTTTGTAGTGGGGTTCTCCCTGGGTTCTTATCAAAAGGACCATAGAGaatgttacattttttaaaaggagGATGTTGGCTGTTTGCTTGTATGCATACTATTATTAACAGGACTTTATTCCTTTGGTTGAATGTCGAATTTGGGGTCAATGAAATATAGATATACTTTTACCAAATTTCTTCAATTAttcaatatattaatttaactttttcctTGTTTATTTCTTACCACAGGTCACTGGTGTTGGTATCAATACTGAATGGGGGCTTCTAATGGCTAGCATCTCAGAAGATACTGGTGAAGAAACACCATTGCAGGTCCTTTTCTTAGTTGTGATTTGTTAAAGTTCTTCTATTTCTTATACTTATTCATGTATGTAAGTTTTCAATATAGGTTCGCTTAAATGGTGTAGCTACTTTCATTGGTATTGTTGGACTCTCTGTTGCTGTTGTCGTCCTGGTTGTGCTACTGGCTAGGTAACCTAGTTATTATCATGTTGTTGCTATATATTTTTGTGGTTTGTTGATAAGATTATGATCAGCATGTCTAAGATTGAACTATATTTGCAGATATTTCTCTGGGCATACTGAAAACCCGGATGGTTCGCCTCAATTTAAAGCTGGCAAGACTAAAGTTGGTGATGCTGTTGATGGTGCAATTAAGATAGTAACTGTTGCGGTATGTGCGATGATAAATACTGTATTACCAGAGCATTTTGATGCAAATGGAGATATATATCCATATTATATTTAGTGAAAATAACCCAGTGAATATATAGGTCACCATCGTTGTGGTTGCAGTTCCTGAGGGGCTCCCATTAGCAGTTACTTTAACGTAAGTCTGCTCATTTTGACCAGAACTTCTTAGTTTATACATTTTGTTTATGCTTTCATCATTCATGTTTTAACattgtttacattttacatggttgataaaattttcatttttcttttgtttttgttactttttcttccataaattttataattaccaTATATCAGCATAAATCTGTCAGTGAATTCCACATTGGGTCCCATAAAGAATCTATCGTTGATGCTTGGTTTTCCATTTTTCTATCTCCActaatactttattttcatgGGGATGCCTAGCATGTgatctttaataattttttttttcacattcttttatcaagcATTATATGGCCCCACATAACATTGTTCATATGCTTCTTtcatatctaaaatattttttttttctttgggttCACTATCTAATCTCGTTCATTTGTACTTAACTCCCTTTTCCATAAATTGTGTTATATAGGCTGGCCTACTCGATGAGAAAAATGATGGCAGATAAAGCTTTGGTATGCCAATTGATGTTTGCACTTCTATTgaatttttacataaatatatgTGAAACTTTGTGTAATATGGCACATTGAATTGTAGGTAAGGAGGCTTTCTGCCTGTGAGACCATGGGCTCTGCCACAACCATTTGTAGTGATAAGACTGGCACATTGACTATGAATGAGGTTAGTTGTGGTGCTGTATTTGAATATtgatttaaatgataaatttttatatctagTTACGTCAACTTCTTGGAGAGAACTTCTTGAAATTGTTTCttgttttagttgtttttatGCGTGCAAGCTTTTATTTGAGTAAGAATCTTTTGAGCTTTTTAAGATAAAGTAGGAGCTCAAAATGATAACTATTCTATTTCTACCAATGTGATTGGGataaattaagaattttattAAGTTCATTTCTATTGGCCTTGTTTGGCATTTATGCATCAGATTTTCTTAGTTAACATTTTTCAATTCAATGAGACAGATGACTGTGGTTGAGGCTTATGCTGGGGGTAAGAAAATTGATCCTCCCCACAAATTGGAGAATCCTATGCTTCGCTCCCTGCTCATTGAGGGTGTTGCGCTGAATACTAATGGTAGTGTTTATGCACCTGAGGTATGAGGAAAGAAAAAGTGTAAATGCGTATGAACATAGACATACATCGGTCGAACTACTACTtttctctgattttttttttctcctacaGGGTGCTAGTGATGTTGAGGTTTCTGGATCACCAACGGAAAAGGCAATTTTACATTGGGGAATACAGGTGTGTTTTGGAAGTGCTGTCCTTTTCCCACCCCtcctttttcattttgggcTAACATTTGAGCTTCTAAGTTATAACTATTGATGACTGTTACATCAAATCTCAGCTTGGGATGAATTTTACGGATGCTAGATCCAGGACATCAATTATTCATGTTTTTCCATTCAATTCAGAGAAAAAGAGAGGCGGTGTTGCATTACAAACGGTACAATCTTATTGGCATTATATTGAATTATGCTgctattttatttgtattctaGACTAACTGAAACATTGCTTGGTAGCTAATGTATTGCTTAAAAATAGGCCATATCTTTTAGCCAGGGCATCATAATTTTATGCATATATGCAGGCCGACTCTAACATCCATATACACTGGAAAGGTGCTGCCGAGATAGTCCTAGCCTGCTGTACAGGCTATATTGATGCAAACGACCAGCTGGTGGGGATGGATGAAGAGAAGGTTTGATTTGATAAACTTGTTACATGTTAACATCAGTTAAGGGCAGGCATTTCTTAGATTGTGTTCAGTTTTTTATTGGGAGGGAGATGAGGTATCTTGCCCAAATACATCTCAAACTACTGTGTACTGTGTTTCTTTGTCCCCCTCCCCCTGCCAACTGGTTTTTCTCCGTTCCCTGTTCTTTTGTTGGATTCACTATATAATTGCTTTAAAAATAGATCACAGCCTTCTGATTTTTATTCAcatcattacataatttaatcCGTATATTTTGGGGGGATGAACTATTTATAGCAAATACCAAGAATTCCCTACCATTCAAGAAACAAGACCTGAATATACAAAGAACTAATGTATTGGGAAAATAGAGAAACTGGAATATCTCAACTGATTCTATCATATAGTTTCTTCATGACGAGaattttaaagttgttttattttatgcatGTTACATAAACTGATTCTATTATATAGTTTCTTCATGACTAGAGAATATTaaagttgttttattttatttatgttacataaacaaagcaaataaaattaatatatgaattgtATGGATGGCTCTCGTTCATtaatatgtatgtgtgtgtatatgcATGTGTGTAAAGTTTTTCTGTCTTGCAGATGTCATTTTTCAAAAAGGCTATTGAAGACATGGCTGCTGATAGTTTACGTTGTGTTGCCATTGCATATAGATCATACGAAAAGGAAAAAGTTCCAACTAATGAAGAACTACTTGCTCACTGGTCTTTACCAGAGGATGATCTTATTTTACTGGCTATTGTTGGTCTTAAGGTATGCATTTGGAAACCTTCCTGTCGTTGCCACCtttgttattattttctgtttgtATTATGATATTATATCCCATAGTtttgctttttaatttaaaggtAAAGCTCTTTGGTCATATTATTTACTGGcttcatatttcaattattccTAATAAATGGCTACTCCACTTTGTTGCATACTTTGTAGTAgtcagttttttttattatttagtctTGGGGAGCCAGCCTCTCCGGGATGTTAAAGTCTCAAAATGATGCCTAACATGTGAGT
Encoded here:
- the LOC114162757 gene encoding calcium-transporting ATPase 8, plasma membrane-type-like isoform X2, with the translated sequence MSSFVNGASPMRQAVAERESDIEAGPATHRSTDLEDGDLSDPFDIARTKNASIERLRRWRQAALVLNASRRFRYTLDLKKEEEKKQILRKIRAHAQAIRAAYLFKAAGGVPGNEPIKPPPTPIAGEFSIGQEQLASISREHDTAALQQYGGVVGLSVLLKTNLEKGIHGDDADLLKRRNSFGSNNYPRKKGRGFLMFMWDACKDLTLVILMVAAAASLALGIKSEGIKEGWYDGGSIAFAVILVIVVTAISDYKQSLQFRDLNEEKRNIHLEVIRSGRRVEISIYDIVVGDVIPLNIGDQVPADGILITGHSLAIDESSMTGESKIVHKDSKDPFLMSGCKVADGSGTMLVTGVGINTEWGLLMASISEDTGEETPLQVRLNGVATFIGIVGLSVAVVVLVVLLARYFSGHTENPDGSPQFKAGKTKVGDAVDGAIKIVTVAVTIVVVAVPEGLPLAVTLTLAYSMRKMMADKALVRRLSACETMGSATTICSDKTGTLTMNEMTVVEAYAGGKKIDPPHKLENPMLRSLLIEGVALNTNGSVYAPEGASDVEVSGSPTEKAILHWGIQLGMNFTDARSRTSIIHVFPFNSEKKRGGVALQTADSNIHIHWKGAAEIVLACCTGYIDANDQLVGMDEEKMSFFKKAIEDMAADSLRCVAIAYRSYEKEKVPTNEELLAHWSLPEDDLILLAIVGLKDPCRPGVKDAVLLCQKAGVKVKMVTGDNVKTAKAIAVECGILGSFADATEPNIIEGKTFRGLSDAERDEIADRILVMGRSSPNDKLLLVQALRRKGHVVAVTGDGTNDAPALHEADIGLAMGIQGTEVAKESSDIIILDDNFASVVKVVRWGRSVYANIQKFIQFQLTVNVAALVINVVAAVSTGDVPLNAVQLLWVNLIMDTLGALALATEPPTDHLMDRSPVGRREPLITNIMWRNLLIQAMYQVSVLLVLNFRGRSILGLNHDNNVHAIKVKNTLIFNAFVLCQIFNEFNARKPDEYNIFKGVTRNYLFMGIIGLTLVLQIVIIEFLGKFTKTVRLNWKQWIICVIIGFISWPLAVIGKLIPVPTTPINNVFSKCGSSKKKEHDESQ
- the LOC114162757 gene encoding calcium-transporting ATPase 8, plasma membrane-type-like isoform X1 translates to MSSFVNGASPMRQAVAERESDIEAGPATHRSTDLEDGDLSDPFDIARTKNASIERLRRWRQAALVLNASRRFRYTLDLKKEEEKKQILRKIRAHAQAIRAAYLFKAAGGVPGNEPIKPPPTPIAGEFSIGQEQLASISREHDTAALQQYGGVVGLSVLLKTNLEKGIHGDDADLLKRRNSFGSNNYPRKKGRGFLMFMWDACKDLTLVILMVAAAASLALGIKSEGIKEGWYDGGSIAFAVILVIVVTAISDYKQSLQFRDLNEEKRNIHLEVIRSGRRVEISIYDIVVGDVIPLNIGDQVPADGILITGHSLAIDESSMTGESKIVSSYFLISYEVRFLFSATYFCFSFMQVHKDSKDPFLMSGCKVADGSGTMLVTGVGINTEWGLLMASISEDTGEETPLQVRLNGVATFIGIVGLSVAVVVLVVLLARYFSGHTENPDGSPQFKAGKTKVGDAVDGAIKIVTVAVTIVVVAVPEGLPLAVTLTLAYSMRKMMADKALVRRLSACETMGSATTICSDKTGTLTMNEMTVVEAYAGGKKIDPPHKLENPMLRSLLIEGVALNTNGSVYAPEGASDVEVSGSPTEKAILHWGIQLGMNFTDARSRTSIIHVFPFNSEKKRGGVALQTADSNIHIHWKGAAEIVLACCTGYIDANDQLVGMDEEKMSFFKKAIEDMAADSLRCVAIAYRSYEKEKVPTNEELLAHWSLPEDDLILLAIVGLKDPCRPGVKDAVLLCQKAGVKVKMVTGDNVKTAKAIAVECGILGSFADATEPNIIEGKTFRGLSDAERDEIADRILVMGRSSPNDKLLLVQALRRKGHVVAVTGDGTNDAPALHEADIGLAMGIQGTEVAKESSDIIILDDNFASVVKVVRWGRSVYANIQKFIQFQLTVNVAALVINVVAAVSTGDVPLNAVQLLWVNLIMDTLGALALATEPPTDHLMDRSPVGRREPLITNIMWRNLLIQAMYQVSVLLVLNFRGRSILGLNHDNNVHAIKVKNTLIFNAFVLCQIFNEFNARKPDEYNIFKGVTRNYLFMGIIGLTLVLQIVIIEFLGKFTKTVRLNWKQWIICVIIGFISWPLAVIGKLIPVPTTPINNVFSKCGSSKKKEHDESQ